In Pseudomonas nunensis, a single window of DNA contains:
- a CDS encoding CDP-6-deoxy-delta-3,4-glucoseen reductase, with the protein MRVTLQPSGAVLEILPGERILDGARRLGYECPQSCRNGNCHVCAALLVEGRVEQAGNVRDHGEFYTCIAEPLEDCIVLWDGVLALGELPVRSLSCQVIECRDVGGDTFRVHLRAPAGKPPRYHAGQYLMIERENGEKSAFSLASAPHAGRDLEIHVLARESSALSLIDQLQRNAMVRIEMPFGDTHLAELPDGPLVLIAAGTGMGQIHSLIEHCRATGFKHPVHLYWGVRRPEDFYEIEHWDEWLKLPNLFLHKVVSDQCGWEGRCGMLHEAVCEDFADLKSLHVYASGSPAMVYGTLDALVEAGMDAHQMRADVFAYAPRS; encoded by the coding sequence ATGCGTGTAACCTTGCAGCCCTCCGGAGCAGTGCTTGAGATATTGCCCGGCGAGCGGATTCTCGATGGCGCGCGGCGGCTGGGCTATGAATGCCCGCAAAGCTGCCGCAACGGCAATTGCCACGTCTGCGCGGCGTTGCTGGTGGAAGGCCGGGTCGAACAGGCCGGTAATGTGCGTGACCACGGCGAGTTCTACACTTGCATAGCAGAGCCGCTTGAAGACTGCATCGTGCTGTGGGATGGCGTGCTCGCGCTGGGAGAACTGCCGGTGCGCAGCTTGTCGTGTCAGGTCATTGAATGCAGGGACGTTGGTGGGGATACCTTTCGGGTGCACCTGCGGGCACCGGCCGGCAAGCCACCGCGCTATCACGCCGGTCAGTATTTGATGATTGAGCGCGAGAACGGTGAAAAGTCTGCGTTCTCCCTGGCTTCGGCACCGCATGCCGGGCGCGACCTGGAAATCCATGTGCTGGCGCGCGAAAGCAGTGCGCTGAGCCTGATCGACCAGTTGCAACGCAACGCCATGGTGCGCATCGAAATGCCATTCGGCGATACCCACTTGGCCGAGTTGCCGGACGGTCCGCTGGTGTTGATCGCCGCCGGCACCGGCATGGGCCAGATCCACAGCCTGATCGAACATTGCCGCGCCACCGGCTTCAAGCATCCGGTGCATCTGTATTGGGGCGTGCGCCGCCCTGAAGACTTTTATGAAATCGAACATTGGGACGAATGGCTGAAACTGCCCAATCTGTTCCTGCATAAAGTCGTCAGCGATCAATGCGGTTGGGAAGGGCGCTGCGGCATGCTGCATGAGGCGGTGTGCGAGGATTTTGCCGATCTGAAATCGCTGCATGTCTACGCCAGTGGCTCACCGGCCATGGTCTACGGCACGCTGGATGCGTTGGTCGAGGCGGGGATGGATGCGCATCAAATGCGCGCGGACGTGTTTGCTTACGCGCCGCGATCTTGA
- the glpT gene encoding glycerol-3-phosphate transporter yields MFAFFRPAAHQAPLPEEKIDSTYRRLRWQIFAGIFIGYAGYYLLRKNFTLAFPDLIAQGYTKGQLGVAMSAIAIAYGLSKFLMGIVSDRSNPRYFLPFGLVVSAGVMFVFGFAPWATSSVTMMFILLFINGWAQGMGWPPSGRTMVHWWSQKERGGVVSVWNTAHNVGGGLIGPLAILGMGWFNDWHSKFYVPAAVALLVAVFAFIVMRDTPQSTGLPPIEKYKNDYPEGYDASHEDEFSAKDIFVKYVLRNKMLWFIALANVFVYLLRYGILDWAPTYLKEVKHFDFDKTSWAYFLYEWAGIPGTLLCGWMSDKVFRGNRGLTGMVFMALVTVATIVYWLNPPGNPMIDMISLFAIGFLIYGPVMLVGLQALELVPKKAAGTAAGFTGLFGYLGGSVAASALMGYTVDYFGWDGGFILLVVACLLAMAFLAPTLGHKNVASQSREAIA; encoded by the coding sequence ATGTTTGCTTTCTTTCGTCCTGCCGCACATCAGGCTCCATTGCCTGAAGAAAAAATAGACAGCACCTACCGACGCCTTCGCTGGCAGATCTTCGCCGGGATTTTCATTGGCTACGCGGGTTACTACCTGCTGCGCAAGAACTTCACCCTGGCGTTCCCGGACCTGATTGCCCAAGGCTATACAAAGGGTCAACTGGGTGTGGCGATGTCGGCGATTGCGATTGCCTACGGTCTGTCCAAATTCCTGATGGGCATCGTGTCCGACCGTTCCAACCCGCGTTACTTCCTGCCCTTTGGCCTGGTGGTGTCTGCCGGGGTGATGTTCGTTTTCGGTTTCGCACCGTGGGCGACGTCCAGCGTGACCATGATGTTCATCCTGTTGTTCATCAACGGCTGGGCGCAAGGCATGGGCTGGCCACCGAGCGGGCGGACCATGGTGCACTGGTGGTCGCAGAAAGAACGCGGTGGCGTGGTATCGGTCTGGAACACCGCGCATAACGTTGGCGGCGGCTTGATTGGTCCGTTGGCGATTCTCGGTATGGGCTGGTTCAACGACTGGCACAGCAAGTTCTATGTACCGGCCGCCGTGGCGCTGCTGGTTGCCGTGTTTGCCTTCATTGTGATGCGCGACACCCCGCAATCGACCGGCCTGCCGCCGATCGAGAAGTACAAGAACGATTACCCGGAAGGCTACGACGCCAGCCACGAAGACGAATTCAGCGCCAAGGACATCTTCGTCAAATACGTGCTGCGCAACAAAATGCTCTGGTTCATCGCCTTGGCCAACGTCTTCGTCTACCTGTTGCGCTACGGCATCCTGGACTGGGCACCGACCTACCTCAAGGAGGTCAAGCACTTCGATTTCGACAAGACCTCGTGGGCTTACTTCCTGTACGAGTGGGCCGGTATTCCAGGCACGCTGCTGTGCGGCTGGATGTCGGACAAAGTCTTCCGTGGCAACCGTGGCCTGACCGGCATGGTGTTCATGGCGTTGGTGACTGTTGCAACGATCGTGTATTGGCTGAATCCGCCGGGTAACCCGATGATCGACATGATCTCGCTGTTCGCGATCGGCTTCCTGATCTACGGCCCGGTAATGCTGGTGGGCTTGCAAGCGCTGGAATTGGTGCCGAAGAAGGCTGCCGGCACCGCCGCAGGCTTTACCGGTCTGTTCGGTTACCTGGGTGGTTCAGTCGCGGCCAGCGCCCTGATGGGTTACACCGTGGACTATTTCGGCTGGGATGGCGGCTTCATCCTGCTGGTCGTTGCCTGCCTGCTGGCGATGGCGTTCCTGGCACCCACGCTGGGTCACAAGAACGTCGCCAGTCAAAGCCGCGAGGCGATCGCCTGA
- a CDS encoding NADPH:quinone oxidoreductase family protein, with protein MKAVLCKAFGPAESLVLEDVASPVAKKNEILLDVHAAGVNFPDTLIIEGKYQFKPPFPFSPGGEAAGVVSAVGEKVSHLKVGDRVMALTGWGSFAEQVAVPGYNVLPIPPSMDFNTAAAFSMTYGTSMHALKQRANLQPGETLLVLGASGGVGLAAVEIGKAMGARVIAAASSAEKLAVAKAAGADELINYSETSLKDEIKRLTDGQGADVIYDPVGGDLFDQAVRAIAWNGRLLVVGFASGRIPEFPVNLALLKGAAVVGVFWGSFAQRQPQDNAANFQQLFGWFAEGKLKPLVSQVYPLSNAAQAINDLGQRKAVGKVVVQVR; from the coding sequence ATGAAAGCCGTGCTATGCAAAGCCTTCGGCCCCGCCGAATCGCTGGTGCTGGAAGACGTCGCCAGTCCTGTCGCAAAGAAGAACGAAATCCTGCTGGACGTGCACGCCGCCGGGGTCAACTTTCCGGACACGCTGATCATCGAGGGCAAATACCAATTCAAACCGCCCTTCCCGTTTTCCCCGGGCGGTGAAGCGGCGGGTGTGGTCAGTGCCGTGGGCGAAAAGGTCAGCCACCTCAAGGTCGGTGACCGGGTCATGGCCCTGACCGGTTGGGGCAGCTTCGCCGAACAGGTCGCCGTGCCGGGCTACAACGTGCTGCCGATCCCGCCGTCGATGGACTTCAACACCGCCGCCGCCTTCAGCATGACCTACGGCACCTCGATGCACGCCCTCAAGCAACGCGCCAACCTGCAACCGGGCGAAACCCTGTTGGTGCTCGGCGCATCCGGCGGTGTCGGCCTGGCCGCCGTGGAAATCGGCAAAGCCATGGGCGCCCGGGTGATCGCCGCCGCCAGCAGCGCGGAAAAACTCGCCGTGGCCAAGGCCGCTGGCGCCGATGAACTGATCAACTACAGCGAAACCAGCCTCAAGGACGAAATCAAGCGCCTGACCGACGGCCAGGGTGCCGACGTGATCTACGACCCGGTCGGCGGCGACCTGTTCGACCAAGCCGTGCGCGCCATCGCCTGGAACGGCCGCCTGCTGGTAGTGGGTTTCGCCAGCGGACGCATCCCCGAATTCCCGGTCAACCTCGCCCTGCTCAAAGGCGCAGCGGTGGTCGGCGTGTTCTGGGGCTCTTTCGCCCAGCGCCAGCCCCAGGACAACGCAGCGAACTTCCAGCAATTATTTGGCTGGTTTGCCGAAGGCAAGTTGAAGCCGCTGGTGTCGCAGGTGTATCCGCTGAGTAATGCGGCGCAGGCGATTAATGATCTTGGGCAGCGCAAGGCGGTCGGGAAAGTGGTGGTGCAGGTTCGCTAA
- a CDS encoding flagellar basal body-associated protein FliL — MKAWIMLMLALSLPMAAMAEEAAKEGEAPKVSYLTLSPPFVGNYGLDGTPKLKVFKADVALRVTGEEATKLVKANEPLIRNQLVALFTQQTTEAMNTVEGKEKLRQEALKQTQQVMNDETGKPVVEDLLFNNLIIQ; from the coding sequence GTGAAAGCGTGGATCATGTTGATGCTGGCCCTGTCTCTGCCCATGGCAGCGATGGCCGAAGAAGCCGCCAAAGAAGGCGAAGCCCCGAAAGTCAGCTACCTGACCCTGAGCCCGCCATTCGTGGGTAACTATGGGTTGGACGGCACGCCGAAGCTGAAGGTGTTCAAGGCTGATGTGGCGTTGCGCGTGACCGGTGAAGAAGCGACCAAACTGGTGAAGGCCAATGAGCCGTTGATTCGCAATCAACTGGTGGCGTTGTTCACCCAGCAAACCACCGAGGCGATGAACACCGTCGAGGGCAAGGAAAAGCTGCGTCAGGAAGCGTTGAAGCAGACCCAGCAAGTGATGAATGACGAAACGGGTAAGCCGGTGGTTGAGGATTTGTTGTTTAACAACTTGATCATTCAGTAA
- a CDS encoding EVE domain-containing protein, producing the protein MAYWLMKSEPDELSINDLAKLGKARWDGVRNYQARNFLRAMAVGDEFFFYHSSCPEPGIAGIGKIVEAAYPDPTALEPESHYYDPKATAEKNAWSAIDVAHVETFSRVLKLDYLKQQTALAEMPLVQKGSRLSVMPVTAEQWAAVIALRA; encoded by the coding sequence ATGGCTTATTGGCTGATGAAATCCGAGCCCGACGAGCTCTCGATCAACGACCTTGCGAAGCTGGGCAAAGCGCGCTGGGACGGGGTTCGCAACTATCAGGCACGTAATTTCCTGCGGGCGATGGCGGTGGGTGACGAGTTCTTCTTCTATCACTCCAGCTGCCCGGAGCCCGGGATTGCCGGGATCGGCAAAATAGTTGAAGCGGCCTATCCGGACCCGACGGCGCTGGAGCCTGAGAGTCATTACTACGATCCGAAGGCTACTGCCGAGAAAAACGCCTGGAGCGCGATTGATGTCGCGCATGTCGAGACGTTTTCCAGAGTGTTGAAGCTGGATTATCTGAAGCAGCAGACTGCGTTGGCCGAGATGCCACTGGTGCAGAAAGGGTCGCGGTTGTCGGTGATGCCGGTGACCGCCGAACAGTGGGCGGCGGTGATTGCGTTAAGGGCTTGA
- a CDS encoding 5-formyltetrahydrofolate cyclo-ligase, whose product MTEPALLPRPQLRRMLRKARRALTPSQQRQAARGLYKQLAQHPQFRRAKHISLYLPTDGEIDPRVLLRAAQRRGKATYLPVLSAWPRTKMVFQRIRPGEKLKPNRFRILEPRHNVARQRKVWALDLVLLPLVGFDDVGGRLGMGGGFYDRSLAYLARRKTWRKPTLLGLAHECQKVERLAQASWDVPLQGTVTDKAWYFAG is encoded by the coding sequence ATGACCGAACCTGCGCTGCTTCCCCGCCCGCAACTTCGACGCATGCTGCGCAAGGCCCGCCGCGCCCTGACACCCAGTCAACAGCGCCAGGCCGCTCGCGGGCTATATAAGCAGCTGGCCCAGCATCCACAGTTTCGCCGCGCAAAACATATCTCTCTGTATCTGCCCACTGACGGTGAAATCGATCCGCGCGTGTTGCTGCGTGCCGCGCAACGCCGGGGCAAGGCGACTTATCTGCCGGTGCTCAGCGCCTGGCCGCGAACCAAAATGGTGTTCCAGCGAATTCGCCCCGGCGAAAAACTCAAACCCAACCGCTTCCGCATTCTCGAACCACGGCACAACGTCGCCCGGCAACGCAAAGTCTGGGCGCTCGATCTGGTGCTGTTGCCATTGGTGGGTTTTGACGATGTCGGCGGGCGCCTGGGCATGGGCGGTGGTTTCTACGACCGCAGCCTGGCGTATCTGGCGCGGCGCAAAACCTGGCGCAAGCCGACGCTGTTGGGGCTGGCCCATGAATGTCAGAAGGTCGAACGATTGGCTCAAGCGAGCTGGGATGTGCCGTTGCAAGGAACGGTGACCGACAAGGCGTGGTATTTCGCAGGCTGA
- a CDS encoding cell division protein ZapA, with translation MSSSNSVTVQILDKEYSIICPQEERSNLVSAARYLDGKMREIRSSGKVIGADRIAVMAALNITHDLLHKEERPDVQASGSTREQVRDLLDRVDLVLATDPDVTKG, from the coding sequence ATGAGTTCAAGCAATAGCGTTACCGTGCAGATCCTCGACAAAGAATATTCGATCATCTGCCCCCAGGAAGAGCGCAGCAACCTGGTGAGTGCCGCCCGTTACCTGGACGGCAAGATGCGCGAAATCCGCAGCAGCGGCAAAGTCATCGGTGCCGACCGTATCGCCGTGATGGCCGCGCTGAACATTACCCACGACCTGCTGCACAAGGAAGAACGCCCGGACGTACAGGCCAGCGGTTCGACCCGTGAGCAGGTTCGCGACCTGCTCGATCGCGTCGATCTGGTGCTCGCAACCGATCCGGACGTCACCAAGGGCTGA
- a CDS encoding TIGR02449 family protein encodes MEDTDLQALMARLELLISRVEQLKSQNGLLLAQEKTWREERAHLIEKNEIARRKVESMISRLKALEQDS; translated from the coding sequence ATGGAAGACACCGATCTGCAAGCGCTGATGGCAAGACTTGAGCTGCTAATTAGCCGAGTCGAGCAACTAAAGAGCCAAAACGGACTCCTATTAGCGCAGGAAAAAACCTGGCGCGAGGAACGCGCGCACCTCATTGAAAAAAACGAAATCGCCCGGCGTAAGGTCGAATCGATGATTTCGCGCCTCAAAGCCCTGGAGCAAGACTCATGA
- a CDS encoding YecA family protein yields the protein MPIQNSPYQAFASLLTSSGHNVSPAELHGLLLGRSCAGAGFEADSWLSDAGELLEGEPQDNVRNALIGLQEMVKGELTGDDMTVVLLLPTDDAPLADRAAALGQWCQGFLAGFGLTYRDNALSTEATEVLQDLAAIAQVQDALEESDDGESDYMEVMEYLRVAPLLLFTETKKPAEPAAAKPSLH from the coding sequence ATGCCCATTCAGAATTCCCCGTACCAAGCCTTCGCCTCCCTGCTGACTTCCAGCGGTCATAACGTCTCGCCTGCCGAACTGCACGGCCTGTTGCTCGGTCGCAGTTGCGCCGGTGCGGGCTTTGAAGCCGACAGCTGGCTGTCCGACGCTGGCGAGCTGCTCGAAGGCGAGCCGCAAGACAACGTTCGCAACGCCTTGATCGGCCTGCAAGAGATGGTCAAGGGCGAGCTGACCGGCGACGACATGACCGTCGTCCTGCTGCTGCCAACCGACGATGCGCCGCTGGCGGACCGCGCTGCCGCGCTGGGCCAATGGTGCCAGGGCTTCCTCGCCGGTTTCGGCCTGACTTACCGCGACAATGCGCTGAGCACTGAAGCGACCGAGGTCCTGCAGGACCTGGCCGCCATCGCCCAGGTGCAAGACGCCCTGGAAGAGTCCGACGACGGCGAAAGCGACTACATGGAAGTCATGGAGTACCTGCGCGTCGCGCCGCTGCTGCTGTTCACCGAAACCAAGAAACCTGCCGAGCCGGCTGCCGCCAAACCGTCGTTGCATTAA
- the pepP gene encoding Xaa-Pro aminopeptidase, with the protein MIHIPKSEYSRRRKALMAQMEPNSIAILPAAAVAIRNRDVEHVYRQDSDFQYLSGFPEPQAVIVLMPGREHGEYLLFCRERNAERELWDGLRAGQEGAIRDFGADDAFPITDIDDILPGLIEGRDRVYSAMGSNPEFDRHLMDWINVIRSKAHLGAQPPNEFVALDHLLHDMRLYKSAAEVKVMREAARISAQAHIRAMQASRAGLHEFSLEAELDYEFRKGGAKMPAYGSIVASGRNSCILHYQQNDAVLKDGDLVLIDAGCEIDCYASDITRTWPVSGKYSAEQKAIYELVLASQEAAFAEIAPNKHWNQAHEATVRVITTGLVKLGLLQGDVDELIASEAYKAFYMHRAGHWLGMDVHDVGEYKVGGEWRVLEVGMALTVEPGIYISPDNPNVAKKWRGIGVRIEDDVVVTKTGCEILTKGVPKTVAEIEALMAQARTQAA; encoded by the coding sequence ATGATTCATATCCCGAAATCGGAATACAGTCGTCGCCGCAAGGCCTTGATGGCGCAGATGGAACCCAACAGCATCGCGATCCTGCCCGCCGCCGCGGTAGCCATCCGCAACCGCGACGTCGAGCACGTTTACCGTCAGGACAGCGACTTCCAGTACCTCAGCGGTTTCCCCGAGCCTCAAGCCGTCATCGTTTTGATGCCCGGCCGTGAGCACGGCGAATACCTGCTGTTTTGCCGTGAGCGCAACGCCGAGCGCGAACTGTGGGACGGCCTGCGCGCCGGCCAGGAAGGCGCGATTCGCGACTTCGGTGCCGACGACGCGTTCCCGATCACTGACATCGACGACATCCTGCCGGGCCTGATCGAAGGGCGCGACCGGGTGTATTCGGCCATGGGCAGCAACCCTGAATTCGACCGGCACTTGATGGACTGGATCAATGTGATCCGCTCTAAAGCGCACCTCGGCGCCCAGCCGCCGAACGAATTCGTTGCCCTGGATCATCTGCTGCACGACATGCGCCTGTATAAATCGGCGGCAGAAGTGAAGGTGATGCGTGAAGCCGCACGGATTTCCGCCCAGGCGCATATCCGCGCGATGCAGGCCAGCCGCGCCGGGTTGCATGAGTTCAGCCTGGAAGCCGAGCTTGATTACGAGTTCCGCAAGGGCGGGGCGAAGATGCCGGCTTATGGCTCGATCGTCGCGTCGGGGCGCAACAGCTGCATCCTGCATTACCAGCAGAATGACGCGGTGCTCAAGGACGGTGACCTGGTGCTGATCGATGCCGGTTGCGAGATCGATTGCTACGCCAGCGACATCACCCGCACCTGGCCGGTCAGCGGCAAGTATTCAGCCGAGCAGAAGGCGATCTACGAGTTGGTGCTGGCCTCGCAAGAAGCGGCGTTCGCCGAGATCGCGCCGAACAAACACTGGAATCAGGCACACGAAGCCACGGTCCGGGTGATTACCACCGGGCTGGTGAAACTGGGCCTGTTGCAGGGCGATGTCGACGAGTTGATCGCCAGCGAAGCTTATAAAGCGTTTTACATGCACCGCGCCGGCCACTGGCTGGGCATGGATGTGCACGACGTCGGCGAGTACAAGGTCGGCGGCGAATGGCGCGTGCTGGAAGTCGGCATGGCGCTGACGGTGGAGCCGGGGATCTACATCTCCCCCGACAACCCGAACGTGGCGAAGAAATGGCGCGGCATTGGCGTGCGCATTGAGGACGATGTAGTCGTGACTAAAACCGGTTGTGAAATCCTGACGAAAGGCGTGCCGAAAACGGTCGCCGAGATCGAGGCCTTGATGGCGCAAGCACGGACACAAGCGGCATGA
- the ubiH gene encoding 2-octaprenyl-6-methoxyphenyl hydroxylase, whose amino-acid sequence MSRVNLAIIGGGLVGASLALALQAGAKARGWKIVLIEPFAPGDTYQPSYDARSSALSYGAKQIYQRLGVWQEISRRAEPIKQIHVSDRGRFSTARLSAMEEGVPALGYVVENAWLGQCLWQGLDKEVVSWRCPAEVTRMEPLTDGYRLTLNDETTLECDLAVLADGGRSGLREQLGIGIKKRPYNQSALIANITPSESHNGMAFERFTDEGPMALLPLPDNRCALVWTRLGMDAQRLAALDEKSFLSELQGVFGYRLGTLKQVGARHLYPLTLIEAEEQVRPHLAILGNAAHSLHPIAGQGFNLSLRDAQALADALLASETSPGDFATLQAYRERQRMDQNLTVGFSDQVTRLFGSTQPLVSLGRNIGLLGLDLLPPAKRWFARQAMGLGTRPDA is encoded by the coding sequence ATGAGTCGAGTCAATCTTGCAATCATCGGTGGGGGCCTGGTCGGCGCCAGTCTGGCGTTGGCGTTGCAAGCCGGGGCCAAGGCGCGCGGCTGGAAGATCGTGCTGATCGAACCGTTCGCCCCCGGTGACACCTATCAGCCGAGCTACGACGCCCGTTCTTCGGCGCTGTCCTATGGCGCCAAGCAGATTTATCAACGGTTGGGCGTGTGGCAGGAAATCTCCCGCCGCGCCGAGCCGATCAAGCAGATTCATGTCTCCGACCGTGGGCGTTTTTCCACGGCGCGACTGTCGGCGATGGAAGAGGGCGTTCCGGCGCTGGGTTATGTGGTGGAAAACGCCTGGCTCGGCCAATGCCTCTGGCAAGGCCTGGACAAGGAAGTGGTCAGTTGGCGCTGCCCGGCGGAAGTCACCCGCATGGAACCGCTGACCGATGGCTATCGCTTGACCCTCAATGACGAAACCACGCTGGAATGCGACCTCGCGGTGCTCGCCGATGGCGGCCGTTCCGGTCTGCGCGAGCAACTGGGGATCGGCATCAAAAAGCGCCCGTACAACCAGAGCGCGCTGATCGCTAACATCACCCCGAGCGAATCCCACAACGGCATGGCGTTCGAGCGCTTCACCGATGAAGGCCCGATGGCGCTGTTGCCGCTGCCGGACAATCGCTGCGCGTTGGTCTGGACCCGTCTGGGCATGGACGCGCAACGGCTGGCGGCCCTCGACGAAAAGAGCTTCCTCAGCGAATTGCAGGGCGTGTTCGGTTATCGCCTGGGCACGTTGAAACAGGTTGGCGCGCGGCATTTGTACCCGCTGACCTTGATCGAGGCCGAAGAGCAGGTGCGTCCGCATCTGGCGATTCTCGGCAACGCCGCTCACAGCTTGCATCCGATCGCGGGGCAGGGCTTCAACCTGTCCTTGCGCGATGCCCAGGCCTTGGCCGATGCGTTGCTGGCCAGCGAAACCTCGCCCGGCGACTTTGCGACGTTGCAGGCTTATCGCGAACGCCAGCGCATGGATCAGAACCTGACCGTGGGCTTCTCCGATCAGGTCACGCGCCTGTTTGGCAGCACCCAGCCGTTGGTGTCCCTGGGCCGCAACATCGGCCTGCTCGGTCTCGACCTGTTGCCGCCGGCCAAACGCTGGTTCGCCCGGCAGGCCATGGGTTTGGGTACTCGCCCGGATGCTTAA
- a CDS encoding DUF4442 domain-containing protein — MLKWLTAKFGKARLMRWVMTFYPPYLGAGVRVRHISDDFRDIKVSMGLGWYNRNYVGTQFGGSLYSMVDPFYMLMLMENLGHRYIVWDKAADIDFIAPGKGPVFARFNIDETLLDEIRRQTASGEKYLPQLQVDIHDGAGTLVARVEKTLYVRLKPQARQA, encoded by the coding sequence ATGCTTAAGTGGCTGACTGCAAAATTCGGCAAGGCGCGCTTGATGCGTTGGGTCATGACGTTCTACCCGCCGTACCTCGGCGCCGGTGTCCGAGTGCGGCACATCAGCGATGACTTTCGGGACATCAAGGTGTCCATGGGCCTGGGCTGGTACAACCGCAATTACGTCGGCACCCAGTTCGGTGGCAGCCTGTATTCGATGGTCGATCCGTTCTACATGCTGATGCTGATGGAAAACCTTGGGCACCGGTACATCGTCTGGGACAAGGCCGCCGACATCGATTTCATTGCGCCGGGCAAAGGCCCGGTGTTCGCCCGTTTCAACATCGACGAGACCTTGCTCGACGAAATCCGCCGGCAGACGGCGAGTGGCGAAAAATACCTGCCGCAGTTGCAGGTCGATATTCACGACGGCGCCGGCACCTTGGTGGCGCGGGTCGAAAAAACCCTTTACGTGCGGCTCAAGCCGCAAGCGAGACAGGCTTAA
- a CDS encoding 2-octaprenyl-3-methyl-6-methoxy-1,4-benzoquinol hydroxylase, translating into MRADLLIVGAGMVGSALALALQDSGLEVLLLDGSPMSVKPFDAQATFEPRVSALSAASQRILERLGVWDGIASRRSSPYTDMHVWDGSGTGQIHFSAASVHADVLGHIVENRVVQDALLDRLHDCDLGMLANARLEQMRRSGDDWLLTLADGRTLRAPLVIAADGANSAVRRLTGVATREWDYMHHAIVTSVRSFKPHQMTAWQRFTDNGPLAFLPLERDGQQDWCSIVWSTTPSEAERLMALDDQGFCRELERAFEGRLGTVLSADPRVCVPLRQRHAKRYVAEGLALIGDAAHTIHPLAGQGVNLGFLDAAVLAEVLLQAAERGERLADVKVLSRYERRRMPHNLALMAAMEGFERLFQADPLPVRWLRNAGLKIVEQLPEAKALFVREALGLTGDLPALAKA; encoded by the coding sequence ATGCGCGCAGATCTGCTGATTGTCGGGGCCGGAATGGTCGGTAGCGCCCTGGCGCTGGCGTTGCAGGACAGCGGGCTGGAAGTCCTGCTGCTGGACGGCAGCCCCATGAGCGTCAAACCCTTCGACGCCCAAGCGACATTCGAGCCGCGAGTCAGCGCCTTGTCCGCCGCCAGCCAGCGCATTCTTGAGCGCCTCGGCGTGTGGGACGGCATCGCCAGCCGGCGCAGCAGCCCCTACACCGACATGCACGTCTGGGACGGCAGCGGCACCGGGCAAATCCACTTTTCGGCGGCCAGTGTGCACGCCGACGTGTTGGGCCATATCGTCGAAAACCGCGTGGTTCAGGACGCCTTGCTCGACCGTTTGCACGACTGCGACCTCGGCATGCTGGCCAATGCGCGCCTGGAGCAGATGCGCCGCTCCGGCGATGACTGGCTGCTGACCCTGGCCGATGGCCGCACCTTGCGCGCGCCGTTGGTGATCGCGGCGGATGGCGCCAACTCGGCGGTGCGACGCCTGACCGGTGTCGCGACCCGCGAATGGGACTACATGCATCACGCGATCGTGACCAGCGTGCGCAGCTTCAAACCGCATCAGATGACCGCTTGGCAGCGGTTTACCGATAACGGTCCGCTGGCGTTTCTGCCGCTGGAGCGGGACGGTCAACAGGATTGGTGTTCGATCGTCTGGTCCACCACGCCGAGTGAAGCCGAACGCCTGATGGCGCTGGATGACCAAGGTTTCTGCCGCGAGCTGGAACGAGCCTTCGAGGGGCGTTTGGGTACAGTGCTCAGCGCTGATCCGCGTGTGTGCGTGCCGCTACGTCAGCGGCATGCCAAGCGTTACGTGGCGGAAGGTCTGGCGCTGATCGGCGATGCGGCGCACACCATCCACCCGTTGGCCGGGCAGGGCGTGAACCTCGGTTTCCTGGATGCGGCGGTGTTGGCTGAAGTGTTGCTGCAAGCGGCGGAACGCGGTGAGCGCCTGGCGGATGTGAAAGTCCTCAGCCGTTACGAGCGTCGGCGCATGCCGCACAACCTGGCGCTGATGGCGGCGATGGAAGGTTTCGAGCGCCTGTTTCAGGCCGATCCGCTGCCGGTGCGCTGGTTGCGTAATGCCGGGTTGAAGATCGTCGAGCAGTTGCCGGAGGCCAAGGCGTTGTTTGTGCGTGAAGCGCTGGGGTTGACTGGGGATTTGCCGGCGCTCGCCAAGGCCTGA